One Falsarthrobacter nasiphocae DNA segment encodes these proteins:
- a CDS encoding M50 family metallopeptidase, which produces MSVLLFLVGVLLIALGVFVSVVLHEFGHFIPAKLFGARIPQFFFGAGRTLWSFRRGETEFGIKAIPLMGYVQIVGMIPPRPTDPAGTVPAATTSLLGRFVEDTRQVDLEQVKPGDEDRLFYRMPVWKRVVIMLGGPLVNLVVGTALILTAVMGFGIATPTTTVAAVSECVKTGPAAQNDGAGSCAPGDPKTPALAAGIKPGDRIVAFAGARVSGWNEAQQAIRAAAGTRSPVVVERDGKEVTLEVTPIRSARPAVDALGKPVTDAAGKPVYTDVGFIGVAPVQTIQPATLGQGLDMTGENIKAVANVVLHLPQRLYQVGRVALGLEERDPNGPMSVVGVGRIGGEITADHEIPWKSKIASVIMIVGSLNIALFVFNLIPLTPLDGGNIAAALWDGLRRLWAKIRGRHAPPPFDTAKLAPLSAAVFGVFALMSVLLIFVDLVHPVSLR; this is translated from the coding sequence GTGAGTGTCCTCCTCTTCCTCGTCGGCGTCCTGCTCATCGCCCTGGGCGTCTTCGTCTCGGTGGTTCTCCACGAGTTCGGCCACTTCATCCCCGCGAAGCTCTTCGGCGCACGGATCCCGCAGTTCTTCTTCGGCGCGGGGCGCACACTGTGGTCCTTCCGACGGGGCGAGACCGAGTTCGGCATCAAGGCCATCCCGCTCATGGGCTACGTGCAGATCGTGGGAATGATCCCGCCCCGGCCCACCGACCCGGCGGGCACCGTCCCCGCCGCCACGACCTCCCTTCTCGGCCGCTTCGTCGAGGACACCCGGCAGGTGGACCTGGAGCAGGTCAAGCCCGGCGATGAAGACCGCCTGTTCTACCGGATGCCCGTCTGGAAGCGCGTGGTCATCATGCTCGGCGGGCCCCTCGTCAACCTGGTGGTCGGGACGGCGCTGATCCTCACGGCCGTCATGGGCTTCGGGATCGCTACGCCGACGACGACGGTGGCCGCCGTGTCCGAATGCGTCAAGACGGGGCCAGCAGCCCAGAACGACGGGGCCGGCTCGTGTGCGCCGGGCGACCCGAAGACGCCCGCCCTCGCGGCAGGGATCAAGCCGGGGGACCGCATCGTGGCCTTCGCCGGCGCGCGAGTGTCCGGGTGGAACGAGGCCCAGCAGGCGATTCGCGCTGCCGCCGGGACGCGCTCGCCCGTCGTCGTCGAACGCGACGGGAAGGAGGTCACGCTCGAGGTGACGCCGATCCGCTCCGCGCGCCCGGCCGTCGACGCCCTCGGCAAGCCCGTGACGGACGCGGCCGGCAAGCCCGTCTACACGGACGTGGGCTTCATTGGCGTGGCGCCGGTACAGACGATCCAGCCGGCCACGCTGGGGCAGGGCCTCGACATGACCGGAGAGAACATCAAGGCCGTCGCCAACGTGGTCCTGCACCTGCCGCAGCGGCTCTACCAAGTGGGGCGCGTGGCACTGGGGCTCGAGGAGCGGGACCCCAATGGGCCCATGAGCGTGGTCGGGGTCGGCAGGATCGGCGGCGAGATCACGGCCGACCACGAGATCCCGTGGAAGTCGAAGATCGCCTCGGTGATCATGATTGTGGGCAGCCTCAACATTGCGCTGTTCGTCTTCAACCTCATCCCGCTCACGCCGCTCGACGGCGGCAACATCGCCGCCGCCCTGTGGGACGGACTGCGGCGGCTGTGGGCCAAGATCCGGGGCCGCCACGCGCCCCCGCCGTTCGACACGGCCAAGCTCGCGCCGCTCTCCGCCGCCGTCTTCGGCGTGTTCGCGCTCATGAGCGTCCTGCTCATCTTCGTGGACCTGGTCCATCCCGTCTCGCTCCGATAG
- the ispG gene encoding flavodoxin-dependent (E)-4-hydroxy-3-methylbut-2-enyl-diphosphate synthase translates to MTSVNLGMPAAPPPVLAPRRKTRQIKVGSVGVGSESPVSVQSMTTTPTTDINATLQQIAELTASGCDIVRVACPSQDDAEALPIIAKKSQIPVIADIHFQPKYVFAAIDAGCAAVRVNPGNIRKFDDQVKEIAKEAKDAGVSIRIGVNAGSLDKRIMEKYGKATPEALVESAVWEASLFEEHDFHDFKISVKHNDPVIMVRAYELLAERGDWPLHLGVTEAGPAFQGTIKSATAFGALLSQGIGDTIRVSLSAPPAEEVKVGLQILQSLNLRERKLEIVSCPSCGRAQVDVYTLADQVTAGLEGMEVPLRVAVMGCVVNGPGEAREADLGVASGNGKGQIFVKGEVIKTVPEDQIVETLIEEAMRIAEEMGEDAPEGAPSVSVS, encoded by the coding sequence ATGACCTCGGTCAACCTCGGCATGCCCGCCGCCCCGCCGCCCGTTCTGGCCCCGCGCCGCAAGACGCGTCAGATCAAGGTGGGCAGCGTCGGCGTGGGCAGTGAATCGCCCGTGAGCGTCCAGTCCATGACGACGACCCCCACCACCGACATCAACGCGACCCTCCAGCAGATCGCCGAGCTCACGGCCTCGGGCTGCGACATCGTCCGCGTGGCCTGCCCCTCCCAGGATGACGCCGAGGCCCTCCCGATCATCGCCAAGAAGTCGCAGATCCCGGTCATCGCCGACATCCATTTCCAGCCGAAGTACGTGTTCGCTGCGATCGACGCCGGCTGCGCCGCCGTCCGCGTCAACCCCGGCAACATCCGGAAGTTCGATGACCAGGTCAAGGAGATCGCCAAGGAGGCCAAGGACGCCGGCGTCTCGATCCGCATCGGCGTGAACGCCGGTTCTCTCGACAAGCGCATCATGGAGAAGTACGGCAAGGCCACCCCGGAGGCCCTTGTTGAGTCGGCTGTCTGGGAGGCGTCCCTCTTCGAGGAGCACGACTTCCATGACTTCAAGATCTCGGTCAAGCACAACGACCCTGTCATCATGGTCCGCGCCTACGAGCTCCTCGCGGAGCGGGGCGACTGGCCCCTCCACCTCGGCGTGACCGAGGCCGGCCCCGCATTCCAGGGCACCATCAAGTCCGCGACCGCCTTCGGCGCGCTCCTCTCGCAGGGCATCGGCGACACGATCCGCGTCTCCCTCTCCGCTCCGCCGGCGGAGGAGGTCAAGGTCGGCCTGCAGATCCTCCAGTCGCTCAACCTGCGCGAGCGCAAGCTCGAGATCGTCTCCTGCCCGTCCTGCGGCCGCGCCCAGGTGGACGTGTACACGCTCGCCGATCAGGTCACTGCGGGCCTGGAGGGCATGGAAGTGCCCCTGCGCGTCGCTGTCATGGGCTGTGTCGTCAACGGCCCGGGCGAGGCCCGCGAGGCCGACCTCGGCGTGGCCTCCGGCAACGGCAAGGGCCAGATCTTCGTCAAGGGCGAGGTCATCAAGACCGTCCCCGAGGACCAGATCGTCGAGACGCTCATCGAAGAGGCCATGCGCATCGCCGAAGAGATGGGCGAGGACGCCCCCGAGGGCGCCCCCTCCGTCTCGGTCAGCTAG